The segment TATCTGTCGAAGACGCTGACGCCGCGCTCCTTCCCGGAGATCGGCCGCCGCTTTGGCGGTCGCGACCATACGACCGTGCTGCATGCAGTGCGCAAGATCGAGGAACTGATTGCCGGCGACAGCAAGCTGTCGCATGAAATCGAGCTGTTGAAGCGTCTGATCAACGAATAAGACGCGCCGCTATTCGCATTTTTGCTACGGCCGGCTTCATCGCCGGCCGTTTTCAATTATGGGGCTTTTATTCTATAAATATCTGAAATGCTGAATCGGATGCCCGGCCGGAGGAGGGCGGGCCACCGACGGGGAGGACGCCTATGGGCTTTGACAGGATTGCCGTTCTCGGCCTCGGTAAGGTCGGGCGGCTCGCCGCCACATTGCTGCAAGAAAGCGGTTTCGCCGTCACCGGCGTCGACGCCCGTTTGCCTGCGGAGGCTGTGCCCGTTTCCTGCGAGGTCGGAAATGTCTGCGATCCCAAGTTGGTCGGCGATCTCTTTTCCCGCGTCGATGCCGTGCTCTCCTGCCTGCCGTTTCACCTGAACGCCGATCTGGCGCGTCTCGCCCATGGCGCCGGCATTCACTACTTCGATCTGACGGAGGATGTGCCGACCACGAACGGCATCATCGAGCTTGCAAAGAGCGCACGCGGCTTGATGGCGCCGCAATGCGGCCTGGCGCCCGGTTTCGTCGGCATCGTCGGTGCAAGTCTCGCAGATGGTTTCGATCGCTGCCGCTCGATCCGCATGCGCGTCGGTGCCTTGCCACAGAATCCGACCGGACTGTTGGGTTATGCCTTCAACTGGTCGCCGGAGGGCGTGGTCAACGAATATCTGAACGATTGCGAAGTCATCGAGGGCGGTGTGCGCAAGCTGGTCTCGCCGATGGAATGGCACGAGACGCTCTACGTCAACGGCGTCAAACTCGAAGCCTTTACCACCTCAGGCGGCCTCGGAACCATGTGCAGCACCATGCTCGGCCGGGTGGAAAACCTCGATTATAAAACCATGCGATACCCCGGCCACATGGAGTTGATGAATTTCTTCTTCCATGAGTTGCTGATGCGCGACCGCCGCCAGCTTGCCGGTGAGATCCTGACCGAGGCGAAGCCGCCGGTCGACGACGATGTCGTCTATGTCCATGTCTCCGCCGAAGGCGCGATCAACGGCAATCTGCGCCGGCGGGAATTCGTGCGCGCTTACTATCCGATCGAAATCGCCGGCGAAATCCGTACCGCCATTTCCTGGACCACGTCAGCCTCCGTCGTTGCCGTCATCGAGCTGGTGCGTGCCGGCCGTCTGCCCTCGACCGGCTTCCTGCATCAGGAGCATATCCCGCTGGACACCTTCCTCGAAACGCGGACCGGCAGCCTGTTCAAGGGCGGCATCACGCATCACGGATGATGCGGCTTCTCTGACGGCGTATGTGAGACCTCGGAAAACAGCCAGGCGCGAAAGGCCGCGATGGCTGGCCGTTCCAGCGCGGTCGGCGGATAGACCAGGTGATAGGCCAGCGTGCTCGCAAGCCCCATCGGAAAGGGCGCGGCAACCGTGCCGTCGCCCAATTCCTTTTCGACGAAAGAGCGCCGCATCAACGCGATGCCGAGCCCTGCCTTCATGGCATGGTAAGCGCCGGTGCCGTCGGTGAAGATCGGCCCTCGTGTCGCGTCGACCTTGGTTGCGCCGGCTGCCTGCAGCCAGAGCTGCCAGTCGCGCCGGTAGACATCATGGATCAGCGTCAGGTCGGCCAACGCGTCGGCCGTGGGTGATGGACCCAGAGAGACCGCGATCTCAGGCGTGCAGACCGGCACATATTCGTCATCGAGCAATCGCTCGCTCGCCAGCCCCTCATAGCCGCCGAGCCCATGGCGGATGGCGATGTCGATGCCGTCGCGCTGGAAATCCATCATCCGGTGCGAGGCGCTGATGCGGAGATCGATTTCGGGATGCGCCTGTTCGAAACGTATCAGCCGCGGCACCAGCCAGTGCGTGGCAAAGCCCGCGGTGCATGTAACAGTCAGCACCGTGTCGCGCGCCCGCATCGTCAGCGCCGCCGTCGCCTCACGCACCAGGCGAAAGGCGGTGCGCAGCGTCGCGAAATAATCCGCGCCGTCAGCCGTCAGCGCGAGGCCGCGCGCCCGGCGGTCGAAAAGCCGCGCGCCCAGTGAGATTTCGAGATCGCGTACCTGTAGACTGACCGCGCCAGGGGTCACATGCAGCTCCCTGGCGGCGACTGTCATGCTCAGATGACGCGCCGAAGCTTCGAAGGCGCGCAGCGCCGAGAGGGAAGGCAGTTGATCCATGATGATTGAGTTCAGCTAAACGATCGAACGAAAAAGACTCGTTTGCAGGAGCCTAATGATTGCGGGATTATCCCATCAATCTCGAATGCTGACAAGAAACTGCATTTTCGCTCAGCATCGAGCCAAACTCATAGAATGGAAAATGGGAGATATCGCCATGGCGCAGAAATCGATGGGCGCGGCGGAGTGGGGCATGCTGTTGGGATTGTCGATCCTTTGGGGCGGCTCGTTCCTGTTCAACGGCATCCTGGTACACCAACTGCCGCCCTTCACCATCGTTACGGCGCGCGTCGCCTTGGCGGCAATAGCCTTGCATATCATCGTCCGGATAACCGGTCAGGCCATGCCGCGTGACCGTCAGACCTGGGCCGCCTTCTTCGGCATGGGTGTCCTCAACAATGTCATTCCCTTCCTGCTGATCGTCTGGGGCCAGACCCATATCGCCAGTGGTCTGGCCTCCATCCTCAACGCAACGACACCGCTCTTCGCCGTCGTGGTGGCGCACTTTCTGACGACGGACGAGAAAATGACCGGCAATCGCCTGATCGGCGTTATCGTCGGTTTTGCCGGCGTCGCACTGATGATCGGCCCGTCGGTGCTGAGCAGCCTCGGTTCGAATGTGCTGGCCCAGCTCGCCGTGCTGGGCGCCGCCTTCTCCTATTCGCTCGCCGGTATTTTCGGCCGCCGCTTCCGTCACATGGGTCTTGCGCCCATCATCCCCGCCGCCGGACAGGTGACGGCCTCGACCATCCTGCTGTTGCCGGTTGCGCTTCTGATAGACCACCCTTGGACGCTCAGCATGCCCGCGACGGAAACCTTAGTGGCACTGGCCGGCCTGGCGATCCTCTCGACCGCGATTGCCTATGTCCTGTTTTTCCGCATCCTGGCGACGGCAGGCGCCACCAATCTGATGTTGGTCACCTTCCTTATTCCCGTGAGTGCCATACTGCTCGGCGCGCTAATTCTCGGCGAACAATTGCAGCCGAAGCACTTTATCGGCATGGCGATGATTGCGGTCGGCCTTGCGGCGATCGACGGGCGATTACTCGCTTTCAGGAGACGAAGCGTAGCGGCGGAATAGGATGCACCTTTCGCCTTTTCAGCACGCCAGATCGGCGACCACGGAATCGAGGATCAGCATGCCCGCCGGTGTACAGCGCAGGCGGGAATTGCCGAGACGCTCAATGAAGCCATGCTCCAGCAAGAGCTGCTCGCGCTTCGGATCAGGCTCCCTGCCGGAGAGCTGCTGCCAGCGCACGAGATCGATCCCTTCTTTCAGGCGCAGGCCCATCAGCAACAACTCGTCGGCCTGCTCGTCGAAGCCGAGCATTTCCTGATCGAGGACGCCGTGGCCGTCGCGCTCGACCAGCTCCAGCCAGCTTTCCGGCTTTCGCTCGGTGGACGTCGCCAGTTTCTTCGGGCCCTGGGTCAGCCGGCCGTGGGCACCGGGGCCGATGCCGGCATAGTCGCCATAGCGCCAATAGGTGAGATTGTGGCGGCTCTCCGCGCCGGGGCGCGCGTGGTTGGAAACCTCATAGGCCGGCATGCCTTCGCGCTCGGTGATCTCCTGCGTTGCCTCATAGAGCAGCGCCGATTGGTCGCCATCCGGCACGATCAGTTTGCCGGCCTTGTGAAGCCCATAGAAGGGTGTGCCTTCTTCGATGGTCAATTGATAGAGCGAGAGGTGATCGACGGCGTAGGAGATCGCCTCCTTCAGTTCTCGCTCCCATTCCTCGACGGTCTGGTTCGGGCGGGCATAGATGAGGTCGAAGGACATGCGCGGAAAGATTTCGCGCGCCAGCTTGATCGCCTTCAGCGCATCGGCGACGTCATGAAGACGGCCGAGAAACTTCAGGTCGCGGTCGTTCAGCGCCTGCACGCCCATGGAAACGCGATTGACGCCTGCCGCACGATAGCCGCGAAAGCGCTCGGCCTCGACACTCGACGGATTGGCCTCCATGGTGATCTCGATACCGTCAGGCACATGCCAGGTCCGGGCAATGCCGTCGAGGATCGTGGCAACCGTCTCCGGCTTCATCAGTGACGGCGTGCCGCCGCCGAGAAAGATGCTGGTCACAGTCTTGGGGCCGCTGATTGCCCGCATCGTCGCCATCTCTTTCAGAAAGGCGGCTGCGAAACGTTCCTGATCGACCGGTTGATGGCGGACGTGGCTGTTGAAATCGCAGTAGGGACACTTGGCCGCGCAAAAGGGCC is part of the Rhizobium sp. CB3090 genome and harbors:
- a CDS encoding saccharopine dehydrogenase C-terminal domain-containing protein, translating into MGFDRIAVLGLGKVGRLAATLLQESGFAVTGVDARLPAEAVPVSCEVGNVCDPKLVGDLFSRVDAVLSCLPFHLNADLARLAHGAGIHYFDLTEDVPTTNGIIELAKSARGLMAPQCGLAPGFVGIVGASLADGFDRCRSIRMRVGALPQNPTGLLGYAFNWSPEGVVNEYLNDCEVIEGGVRKLVSPMEWHETLYVNGVKLEAFTTSGGLGTMCSTMLGRVENLDYKTMRYPGHMELMNFFFHELLMRDRRQLAGEILTEAKPPVDDDVVYVHVSAEGAINGNLRRREFVRAYYPIEIAGEIRTAISWTTSASVVAVIELVRAGRLPSTGFLHQEHIPLDTFLETRTGSLFKGGITHHG
- a CDS encoding DMT family transporter, translated to MAQKSMGAAEWGMLLGLSILWGGSFLFNGILVHQLPPFTIVTARVALAAIALHIIVRITGQAMPRDRQTWAAFFGMGVLNNVIPFLLIVWGQTHIASGLASILNATTPLFAVVVAHFLTTDEKMTGNRLIGVIVGFAGVALMIGPSVLSSLGSNVLAQLAVLGAAFSYSLAGIFGRRFRHMGLAPIIPAAGQVTASTILLLPVALLIDHPWTLSMPATETLVALAGLAILSTAIAYVLFFRILATAGATNLMLVTFLIPVSAILLGALILGEQLQPKHFIGMAMIAVGLAAIDGRLLAFRRRSVAAE
- the hemW gene encoding radical SAM family heme chaperone HemW; amino-acid sequence: MRGAQLLPDTGEPGFGVYVHWPFCAAKCPYCDFNSHVRHQPVDQERFAAAFLKEMATMRAISGPKTVTSIFLGGGTPSLMKPETVATILDGIARTWHVPDGIEITMEANPSSVEAERFRGYRAAGVNRVSMGVQALNDRDLKFLGRLHDVADALKAIKLAREIFPRMSFDLIYARPNQTVEEWERELKEAISYAVDHLSLYQLTIEEGTPFYGLHKAGKLIVPDGDQSALLYEATQEITEREGMPAYEVSNHARPGAESRHNLTYWRYGDYAGIGPGAHGRLTQGPKKLATSTERKPESWLELVERDGHGVLDQEMLGFDEQADELLLMGLRLKEGIDLVRWQQLSGREPDPKREQLLLEHGFIERLGNSRLRCTPAGMLILDSVVADLAC
- the gcvA gene encoding transcriptional regulator GcvA; amino-acid sequence: MDQLPSLSALRAFEASARHLSMTVAARELHVTPGAVSLQVRDLEISLGARLFDRRARGLALTADGADYFATLRTAFRLVREATAALTMRARDTVLTVTCTAGFATHWLVPRLIRFEQAHPEIDLRISASHRMMDFQRDGIDIAIRHGLGGYEGLASERLLDDEYVPVCTPEIAVSLGPSPTADALADLTLIHDVYRRDWQLWLQAAGATKVDATRGPIFTDGTGAYHAMKAGLGIALMRRSFVEKELGDGTVAAPFPMGLASTLAYHLVYPPTALERPAIAAFRAWLFSEVSHTPSEKPHHP